The Brevibacillus brevis genome contains a region encoding:
- a CDS encoding chromate transporter, giving the protein MIYLQLFWAFFISNILGYGGGPPSIPLIQNEVVDHYQWMTVQEFGEVLAVGNALPSPIATKLAGYIGYQVAGIPGAVVALFATVAPTAIAMVLLMGFINLFRSAPQVKAMTQSVRPVVTVLLGTMTYQFLMGAVEGIGWMQTGILTVASYLLLETWKVHPAFVILGAMAYGFVFIG; this is encoded by the coding sequence ATGATCTACCTGCAATTATTTTGGGCCTTTTTCATCTCCAACATTTTGGGGTACGGGGGAGGACCGCCGAGCATTCCTTTGATCCAAAATGAAGTGGTTGACCATTACCAGTGGATGACTGTACAGGAATTCGGAGAAGTGCTGGCGGTAGGAAATGCGCTGCCCAGCCCAATCGCGACCAAGCTCGCTGGGTACATTGGCTATCAGGTAGCGGGTATACCGGGTGCAGTAGTCGCATTATTTGCAACGGTTGCTCCGACAGCGATCGCGATGGTCTTACTGATGGGTTTTATCAATTTATTCCGCAGTGCTCCACAGGTAAAAGCGATGACTCAATCGGTACGACCAGTCGTAACTGTCTTGCTCGGAACGATGACATATCAATTCCTGATGGGCGCAGTCGAGGGAATCGGCTGGATGCAAACAGGAATTTTGACAGTGGCATCCTACCTTTTGCTCGAAACATGGAAGGTCCATCCCGCTTTTGTCATTTTGGGAGCAATGGCTTACGGGTTTGTTTTCATCGGCTAG
- a CDS encoding chromate transporter, which produces MIYWQLFLAFFRIGIFGFGGGPTMVPLFYTECVKKYKWVTDEDFSDNLALGNALPGPIATKLAAFIGYRVKGWKGALVANIAVVMPIVLVMIGLLQVIYQWKDAPGVYGMIQAIGPVIAVMTGVLTWEFLSKGWKGASSKAGVSLSLALSLVALLFLDWHPGIVVGIALAVSFTYSTWSVRKRKDKDGKEGVA; this is translated from the coding sequence ATGATTTACTGGCAATTATTTCTCGCCTTTTTCCGCATCGGAATCTTCGGGTTTGGGGGAGGACCTACGATGGTTCCCCTCTTTTACACCGAATGCGTGAAAAAGTACAAATGGGTGACAGATGAGGACTTTTCCGACAATCTGGCGCTCGGCAACGCTCTTCCAGGGCCCATTGCGACCAAGCTGGCGGCATTTATCGGCTATCGGGTAAAAGGCTGGAAGGGTGCCTTGGTGGCAAACATCGCAGTAGTGATGCCAATCGTGCTTGTGATGATCGGTTTGCTACAAGTCATTTATCAATGGAAGGATGCGCCGGGTGTATACGGCATGATCCAGGCAATCGGTCCGGTAATCGCAGTCATGACAGGCGTCCTTACATGGGAATTCCTTTCAAAGGGCTGGAAGGGAGCGTCCAGCAAGGCTGGTGTGAGCCTTTCCCTCGCACTCTCACTCGTAGCGTTGCTCTTCCTAGATTGGCATCCGGGCATCGTCGTAGGGATTGCGCTGGCTGTTTCATTTACCTACTCTACCTGGTCTGTCCGCAAGCGCAAGGACAAGGACGGCAAGGAGGGAGTAGCATGA
- a CDS encoding ABC transporter ATP-binding protein, translating into MTTPLLEVKGLQQHFPIKGGFLKRTTGHVKAVDGIDLTVYPGETLGIVGESGCGKSTTGRTILRLLEPTAGEVWFDGKDLAKLPKEDMRVMRRNLQMIFQDPYASLNPRMTIKQILMESLMVHNIGTKAEREKVIEEIIQVVGLRKEHLNRHPHDFSGGQRQRIGIARALVVKPKLIIADEPVSALDVSIQSQVLNLLKDLKKEFNLTLMFISHDLSVVKHLCDRIAVMYLGRIVEIADKRTLFENPSHPYTQALLSAVPVAKPRQKRERILLTGDLPSPANPPSGCTFHPRCPYATETCKTQVPSLSDIGDGQLVSCHLVKSGELFR; encoded by the coding sequence ATGACGACACCTCTCTTAGAAGTAAAAGGGCTGCAACAGCATTTTCCCATCAAGGGTGGCTTTTTGAAGCGGACGACGGGACATGTCAAAGCAGTCGATGGTATTGATCTGACAGTCTATCCCGGTGAAACGCTTGGCATTGTAGGGGAATCGGGCTGCGGCAAGTCTACGACGGGCCGAACGATTCTGCGCCTCTTGGAGCCGACAGCAGGAGAAGTCTGGTTTGATGGCAAAGATTTAGCGAAGCTTCCCAAAGAAGATATGCGCGTCATGCGCCGAAACCTGCAAATGATTTTTCAGGACCCATACGCTTCGCTGAATCCGCGGATGACGATCAAGCAGATTTTGATGGAGTCGCTGATGGTGCACAACATCGGGACAAAGGCAGAGCGGGAAAAAGTCATCGAAGAGATTATTCAGGTCGTTGGCTTGCGGAAAGAACATCTGAACCGCCATCCACACGATTTTTCCGGCGGACAGAGGCAGCGGATCGGAATTGCCCGCGCACTGGTCGTAAAACCAAAGCTAATCATTGCCGATGAGCCTGTATCTGCTTTGGACGTATCGATTCAATCACAGGTACTCAATTTGTTGAAGGATTTGAAAAAAGAATTCAATCTGACCCTGATGTTCATTTCGCATGATTTGTCGGTTGTGAAGCACTTGTGCGACCGGATCGCGGTGATGTATTTGGGGCGGATCGTAGAAATTGCTGACAAGCGGACGTTGTTTGAGAACCCGAGTCATCCGTATACACAGGCGCTGCTCTCGGCTGTTCCAGTAGCGAAACCACGACAAAAGCGCGAACGGATCTTGTTGACAGGCGATTTGCCGAGTCCAGCAAATCCACCGAGCGGCTGCACCTTTCATCCGCGTTGTCCATATGCGACAGAGACTTGCAAGACGCAGGTGCCCAGTCTGTCAGACATCGGGGACGGTCAACTGGTGTCCTGTCATTTGGTGAAATCGGGCGAACTTTTCCGCTAG
- a CDS encoding ABC transporter ATP-binding protein — protein MTTILEVEQLRTRFHTDSGVVSVVDGVDFFIRAGETLGVVGESGCGKSVTSLSIMRLLPPNGSTEGSIRFNGKNVLALSEKEMQGVRGNEIAMIFQEPMTSLNPLHTVGKQIEEAVMLHRKVTKAEAKERTIAMLKAVGMPRAEEIYGEFPHQLSGGMRQRVMIAMAMSCDPKLIIADEPTTALDVTIQAQILDLMRDLKEKTGTSIMLITHDLGVVAEMCDRVIVMYAGQVVEETDVDTLFDSPKHPYTIGLMNSIPELDEEREYLETIPGAVPLPYQMPVGCRFAPRCSQAIAICHEKPPELLQLDNQKCRCWLYAKEGEQA, from the coding sequence ATGACGACCATCTTGGAAGTGGAACAGCTGAGAACCCGTTTTCACACGGACAGCGGTGTCGTCAGTGTCGTGGACGGCGTCGACTTCTTTATCCGTGCTGGTGAAACGCTTGGCGTCGTGGGCGAATCGGGCTGTGGGAAGAGTGTAACCAGCCTGTCGATCATGCGCTTGCTGCCGCCCAACGGAAGCACGGAAGGATCGATTCGCTTCAATGGGAAGAACGTGCTTGCGCTGTCGGAAAAAGAAATGCAAGGTGTACGCGGTAATGAAATCGCGATGATTTTTCAAGAGCCAATGACATCCCTCAATCCGCTTCATACCGTAGGCAAACAGATTGAGGAAGCGGTCATGCTGCATCGCAAGGTAACGAAGGCAGAGGCAAAAGAACGGACGATTGCGATGCTAAAAGCAGTCGGAATGCCTCGTGCAGAAGAGATTTACGGAGAGTTTCCGCATCAGCTGTCAGGAGGGATGCGCCAGCGTGTCATGATCGCGATGGCCATGTCCTGCGATCCGAAGCTGATTATTGCAGACGAGCCGACAACGGCACTGGATGTGACGATTCAGGCGCAAATTCTCGATTTGATGCGCGATTTAAAAGAAAAGACCGGAACTTCCATCATGCTGATTACGCATGATTTGGGGGTAGTAGCCGAGATGTGTGACCGCGTTATCGTCATGTATGCCGGGCAAGTCGTAGAGGAGACTGATGTCGATACGCTGTTTGACAGTCCGAAGCATCCGTATACGATCGGTCTGATGAACTCGATTCCTGAGCTGGACGAAGAGCGGGAATATCTGGAGACCATTCCGGGAGCAGTTCCCCTGCCGTATCAAATGCCAGTGGGCTGCCGTTTTGCCCCGCGTTGCTCGCAAGCAATTGCGATTTGTCACGAAAAGCCCCCTGAACTCTTACAACTGGACAATCAAAAATGTCGCTGCTGGCTGTACGCGAAGGAGGGAGAACAGGCATGA
- a CDS encoding ABC transporter permease, with protein sequence MKTVGKFLRNGLGVIGAVIILGLILVAIFAPLIAPFDPNAQDYNKILMPPDGEHLFGTDDLGRDIFSRVVYGARISIQAALISVGIAMLIGVPIGLLSGYYRGFWDEWIVMRSVDAMQAFPFLILALAISAVLGSGFGNAMLAIGIGFAPAFIRITRGQVLSLRNMEYIQAARSVGVKDARIIFRHILPNAMNPIVIQATLAMASGIIAEASLSYLGLGVQPPTPSWGSMLNQAQTLMSVAPYATFYPGIAIFLVVLGFNLLGDGLQQVLDPRARK encoded by the coding sequence ATGAAAACCGTGGGCAAATTTCTCCGGAATGGTTTGGGCGTCATCGGAGCGGTGATTATCCTCGGATTGATCTTGGTGGCGATTTTCGCGCCGCTGATCGCACCCTTCGACCCCAATGCACAAGACTATAACAAAATTTTGATGCCGCCAGATGGTGAGCATTTGTTTGGGACCGATGATCTCGGTCGGGATATTTTCTCCCGTGTTGTTTACGGGGCGCGCATCTCCATTCAGGCAGCGCTGATCTCTGTCGGTATTGCGATGCTGATCGGGGTGCCGATTGGACTCTTGTCCGGTTACTACCGCGGCTTTTGGGATGAGTGGATCGTCATGCGGAGCGTCGATGCGATGCAGGCCTTTCCGTTTTTGATTCTGGCTCTGGCGATTTCGGCGGTGCTCGGCTCAGGCTTCGGGAATGCCATGCTGGCGATTGGGATTGGTTTTGCCCCTGCTTTTATACGGATTACACGCGGTCAAGTTCTTTCGCTTCGAAATATGGAGTATATTCAAGCAGCACGTTCGGTTGGCGTAAAGGATGCCCGCATTATTTTCCGCCACATTTTGCCGAACGCCATGAACCCGATTGTGATTCAAGCGACGTTGGCGATGGCATCCGGGATTATTGCAGAAGCATCCTTGTCCTATCTGGGATTGGGTGTACAGCCGCCGACTCCATCATGGGGCAGCATGCTAAACCAAGCACAAACGCTTATGTCCGTCGCGCCCTATGCGACATTTTATCCGGGGATTGCCATCTTCTTAGTCGTGCTGGGCTTCAACTTGTTGGGAGATGGTCTACAGCAAGTTCTTGACCCACGCGCACGCAAATAA
- a CDS encoding ABC transporter permease yields the protein MMFIVRRLLLTIPILLLVSIMTFSLIHMIPGDPARVILGEEATPEAYAALRTELGLDQPIVVQYFSWLGKVVTGDLGISITDRVPVADLIMQRLPATVELTIGTFLVAILIAFPAGILAAVRRGTWIDYTSTFTALGGMSIPSFWLAMMMIIFFAVENQWLPSSGYVPFSENPTQNLMAMILPCLATGLRESAVLMRMLRSSLLDVVSMDFIRTAKAKGLNEARTILGHALRNAMVPVVTTSGLMIAGLLGGLVITESIFSIPGFGRLIVESVFKRDYVTVQGAILVSAVLVVLVNLIVDILYAVIDPRIKAGKGAGE from the coding sequence ATGATGTTCATAGTCAGGCGTCTATTGCTGACAATCCCGATTCTCCTGCTGGTGTCGATTATGACATTCTCTTTGATTCATATGATCCCGGGCGATCCTGCCCGGGTCATTTTAGGGGAGGAAGCGACACCGGAAGCCTATGCGGCACTGCGAACCGAGCTGGGATTGGATCAGCCGATCGTGGTGCAGTATTTTTCCTGGCTAGGAAAAGTGGTAACGGGTGATTTGGGAATATCGATTACGGACCGGGTACCGGTCGCAGACTTAATTATGCAAAGACTCCCAGCTACCGTGGAGTTGACAATCGGAACGTTCTTGGTAGCGATTCTGATTGCGTTTCCTGCGGGAATTCTCGCAGCCGTGCGACGCGGGACCTGGATTGACTATACAAGTACCTTTACTGCGCTAGGCGGTATGAGTATCCCCAGCTTCTGGCTGGCGATGATGATGATTATTTTCTTTGCCGTGGAAAACCAGTGGCTGCCTTCATCCGGTTATGTACCGTTTTCCGAGAATCCTACACAAAACCTGATGGCCATGATTCTGCCCTGTTTGGCAACTGGCTTGCGGGAGTCTGCTGTATTGATGCGAATGCTGCGTTCTTCTTTACTCGATGTCGTGAGCATGGACTTTATTCGGACAGCGAAAGCGAAGGGATTGAATGAGGCTCGCACGATTCTGGGGCACGCGCTGAGAAATGCGATGGTTCCAGTGGTAACGACCTCGGGATTGATGATCGCAGGCTTGTTGGGTGGTCTGGTGATTACCGAGTCGATTTTTTCGATTCCTGGCTTTGGCCGTCTGATTGTGGAATCTGTATTCAAACGTGACTACGTAACGGTTCAAGGAGCCATTCTTGTTTCTGCGGTTCTCGTTGTCTTGGTAAACCTGATTGTCGACATTTTGTACGCTGTCATTGATCCGCGCATCAAGGCTGGGAAAGGAGCAGGTGAGTGA
- a CDS encoding ABC transporter substrate-binding protein gives MFSTKMSKAMLSAVLGTVLLVTGCGGGNSATTENGKAATTAPASGKKVLNIGLKADPPSMDPNTSTSLYDRQVYASLYDKLFDIDSEGKIVPMLAESHEVTPDGKTYTLKLKQGVKFHDGTEFDAEAVKFNFERNMNDEKSRRKGELKFVDSVAVVDKHTVKIQMKEPFAPFLSVLTDRSGIMVSPKAVKEHGDQYLNHPVGTGPYVFVEQVKGDHVTLAKNENYWNGQVKIDEVNYKVFTNGTAKVQNLRSGMLDIIDDTPVKEIPAIKGDANLQLVAESGMGYQGLYLNNSRPPFDNKYLRQAVDRAIDREALVKVLFNGYAAPARTAFTKGSLAYNEALNTPKPPDAAEIKDLLAKGGQPNGFNFKLYISTSPENEQLGAVLQNMLKQHNINVTLEKLEYGQLIETGDKGEFEAMQLGWSGRQDPDQNFHDFVVTDTSNNDGRISIPKLDELVIKARGELDEAKRKALYDEAATLLQEEAGYAYMYHQYVLLGMNKKVTGFTYVPDGLIRTANLDKQ, from the coding sequence ATGTTTTCGACCAAAATGAGCAAAGCAATGCTCAGTGCTGTTCTGGGGACAGTTTTATTGGTAACAGGCTGTGGAGGAGGAAACAGTGCGACTACAGAAAACGGCAAAGCTGCAACAACAGCGCCAGCCTCCGGAAAAAAAGTATTGAATATTGGGTTAAAGGCAGACCCGCCTTCGATGGACCCAAACACCTCGACTTCGCTGTACGACCGTCAAGTGTACGCGAGCCTCTATGACAAGCTGTTTGATATCGACTCAGAAGGAAAAATAGTGCCAATGCTGGCGGAATCGCATGAAGTAACGCCAGATGGCAAGACCTATACATTGAAGCTGAAGCAGGGCGTGAAATTCCACGATGGCACCGAGTTTGACGCTGAGGCAGTGAAGTTCAACTTCGAGCGCAACATGAACGATGAGAAGTCCCGCCGGAAAGGCGAATTGAAATTCGTAGATTCCGTTGCCGTTGTGGACAAGCATACCGTAAAAATCCAGATGAAAGAGCCTTTCGCTCCATTCCTGTCCGTCTTGACTGACCGTTCGGGCATTATGGTATCGCCAAAAGCAGTGAAGGAACATGGCGATCAATACCTCAATCATCCGGTTGGTACAGGCCCATATGTTTTTGTTGAACAAGTAAAAGGCGACCATGTGACGCTTGCGAAAAATGAAAACTACTGGAATGGTCAAGTGAAGATCGATGAAGTGAACTACAAAGTATTCACGAACGGAACCGCAAAGGTGCAAAACCTGCGCTCCGGCATGCTGGATATCATCGATGATACCCCTGTAAAAGAAATCCCTGCAATCAAGGGCGATGCGAACTTGCAATTGGTTGCGGAATCCGGCATGGGCTACCAAGGTCTTTATTTGAACAACTCCCGCCCGCCGTTTGACAACAAGTACCTCCGTCAGGCTGTGGATCGTGCCATTGACCGTGAAGCATTGGTAAAAGTACTGTTTAACGGCTATGCGGCACCGGCTCGCACAGCATTTACAAAAGGCAGTCTGGCTTACAATGAAGCACTGAACACACCGAAGCCGCCGGATGCTGCGGAAATCAAGGATTTGCTCGCGAAGGGCGGTCAACCAAACGGATTTAACTTCAAGCTGTACATCTCTACTTCTCCAGAGAATGAGCAACTGGGTGCGGTACTGCAAAACATGCTGAAACAACACAACATCAACGTGACATTGGAAAAATTGGAATATGGACAATTGATCGAAACAGGCGATAAAGGCGAATTTGAAGCGATGCAATTGGGCTGGTCCGGACGTCAGGACCCTGATCAAAACTTCCATGACTTCGTCGTAACAGATACATCGAACAACGATGGCCGCATTTCCATTCCGAAGCTGGATGAACTGGTTATCAAAGCACGTGGTGAGTTGGACGAAGCAAAACGCAAGGCGCTGTATGACGAAGCTGCGACATTGCTGCAAGAAGAAGCGGGCTATGCCTACATGTACCACCAATATGTACTGCTTGGCATGAACAAGAAAGTAACCGGCTTTACTTATGTCCCAGACGGTTTGATCCGTACAGCCAATTTGGACAAGCAATAG
- a CDS encoding Lrp/AsnC family transcriptional regulator, translating into MEETFRRSLYPDLDDIDYGIIRALQGNARLPFTQIAKDLGVTEKTIRMRVQQLQDEGALSLVGIVNPVKAGFHVQAMIQVAVDAEKLDDVVAALTDIVEIRLIVLTSGEYQLFTQVLVTSNEELSQFLLKKLHKIPGISKTNVINELKILKSKYNFIR; encoded by the coding sequence ATGGAGGAAACTTTCCGAAGATCACTTTATCCTGATTTAGATGACATCGACTATGGGATCATTCGAGCCTTGCAAGGAAATGCACGCTTGCCGTTTACTCAAATTGCGAAGGACCTCGGGGTCACGGAAAAGACGATCCGAATGCGCGTCCAGCAATTGCAGGACGAAGGGGCCCTGAGTCTCGTCGGTATTGTCAATCCAGTCAAGGCAGGGTTTCACGTACAGGCGATGATTCAAGTAGCTGTGGATGCGGAAAAGCTGGACGATGTGGTTGCTGCGTTAACGGATATCGTAGAGATCAGGCTCATCGTACTCACTTCTGGGGAGTATCAGCTATTCACACAGGTGCTCGTAACAAGCAATGAAGAATTATCGCAATTTTTGCTCAAAAAGCTACACAAGATTCCTGGCATCTCCAAAACGAATGTGATTAACGAATTGAAAATACTGAAGTCCAAGTATAACTTTATCCGTTAG
- a CDS encoding nucleoside deaminase has product MEREAWMGQAVQIAFENVRDKMGGPFGAIVVKDGHVIGRGRNEVTTSNDPTAHAEIQAIREACRNLESFQLNDCDLYTSCEPCPMCLGAIYWARPRNVYYACTKEDAAHVGFDDQFIYEQIVLPHEERSIPFRRIDLANRRSPFEAWSQTSDRIEY; this is encoded by the coding sequence ATGGAACGAGAGGCATGGATGGGGCAAGCCGTACAGATTGCGTTTGAAAATGTACGTGATAAAATGGGCGGACCGTTTGGAGCCATTGTCGTGAAGGACGGGCACGTAATCGGGCGAGGACGCAATGAAGTGACGACGAGCAATGACCCTACGGCACATGCCGAAATTCAAGCAATTCGGGAAGCATGTCGCAATCTCGAATCCTTTCAGTTAAACGATTGTGACCTGTATACGAGCTGCGAGCCGTGTCCGATGTGTCTGGGAGCCATCTATTGGGCCAGACCGCGCAATGTCTATTACGCTTGCACGAAAGAAGATGCGGCGCATGTCGGTTTTGATGATCAGTTTATTTATGAGCAGATTGTTCTCCCTCATGAAGAGCGAAGCATTCCTTTCCGGAGAATAGATCTTGCGAATAGACGGAGTCCATTTGAAGCATGGTCACAAACATCAGACCGTATCGAGTATTAA
- a CDS encoding ABC transporter permease, which produces MTFRQFACNNVVRNKRMYAAFFMSSVFSVLIFFVYAMFIFHPEIIGQEIHESVATGMMAAEYVIFLFSFFFLFYCVGAFLKKREKEFGILFIQGMTPLQRNMLIFMENMLIGIVSIAIGIGLGLVLAKLFFQFAGFLLDVKALGFYFPWKAIGLTVVAFLILYAAISLFTVLVLRSRSLLDLLQGSGRPKREPRASLVLSLVAVALLGMSYALALTADGVNVLVLMLPVIALTTVGTYLLFTQLSVIFIDFLKKRRAFYWKRTNLLTLSDLAYRMKDNARMFFLVSIVSTVAFCAIGTLAALAGSIQITVMKTHPFAFEYQSKQSDAERAKHLSLIETSLQQSGFSFEKYQVAMRVLPELVQEERVGVVKLSDYNRLAVASNSTVLEMTNKEAFVLLNWIGDSVASKTLQVGKAQLAVKTDTNMTPLIRGIEFERLVVVPNQVYDQLPKMKEEERFVYEVPRWKETQDLSLKLQEDIRHVEDNYSFSARAPYYHSMKQMANMGLFIGLFVGVLFFVAAASFLYFRLYTDLEYDKRHYGALSKIGLTDAELTRIVTTQVALLFFVPIVVAIIHSMVAFVSLQSLLKLILVASVVKPTAIVLCSFVVVQGVYFWIIRNRYLFHLKQSMNR; this is translated from the coding sequence ATGACCTTTCGACAATTCGCGTGTAATAACGTTGTACGAAATAAGCGTATGTACGCTGCATTTTTCATGAGTAGCGTTTTTTCTGTCCTCATTTTTTTCGTCTATGCGATGTTCATTTTTCATCCGGAAATTATCGGGCAGGAGATTCATGAATCCGTAGCTACTGGGATGATGGCGGCTGAGTACGTCATTTTTCTGTTCTCCTTCTTTTTTCTCTTTTATTGTGTCGGTGCTTTCCTGAAAAAGAGGGAGAAGGAGTTCGGCATCCTTTTTATCCAGGGCATGACACCGTTACAGCGGAACATGCTGATTTTTATGGAAAACATGCTGATTGGCATTGTCTCGATTGCCATCGGGATTGGGCTCGGGCTGGTTCTCGCCAAGCTGTTTTTCCAGTTCGCCGGATTTTTGCTGGATGTAAAAGCGCTCGGGTTTTACTTCCCGTGGAAAGCGATCGGTTTGACAGTGGTGGCGTTTCTCATCTTGTATGCAGCCATTTCGCTGTTTACCGTCCTCGTGCTGCGAAGCCGCAGTCTCTTGGATCTGTTGCAAGGAAGTGGTCGGCCTAAGCGTGAGCCGAGGGCATCGTTAGTGCTGTCTCTGGTCGCAGTAGCCTTGTTGGGAATGAGCTATGCCTTAGCCCTCACTGCTGACGGCGTGAATGTGCTCGTGCTGATGCTACCGGTCATTGCGCTGACGACTGTAGGCACATACCTTTTGTTTACACAGCTGAGTGTCATCTTTATCGACTTTCTGAAAAAGCGTAGAGCTTTCTATTGGAAACGTACAAATCTCCTGACGCTCTCTGATTTGGCTTATCGGATGAAGGATAACGCGCGGATGTTCTTTCTGGTAAGCATCGTCTCTACCGTTGCTTTTTGTGCGATTGGAACGCTGGCGGCGTTGGCTGGATCGATTCAGATCACGGTGATGAAAACACATCCGTTTGCGTTTGAATACCAGTCCAAACAAAGCGACGCGGAGAGAGCGAAGCATCTGTCGTTAATCGAAACGAGCTTGCAGCAAAGTGGCTTTTCCTTCGAAAAATATCAAGTGGCTATGCGAGTTTTGCCGGAACTGGTTCAGGAGGAAAGGGTCGGAGTAGTCAAGCTGTCCGACTACAACCGGCTGGCGGTAGCGTCCAATTCGACTGTACTCGAAATGACGAATAAAGAGGCCTTCGTACTGCTCAATTGGATTGGTGATTCGGTAGCGAGCAAAACGCTGCAAGTGGGGAAGGCACAGCTCGCAGTCAAAACAGATACGAATATGACTCCATTGATCAGAGGGATTGAATTTGAGCGATTGGTTGTCGTACCGAATCAGGTGTATGACCAGCTTCCGAAAATGAAGGAAGAAGAGCGCTTTGTGTACGAGGTGCCAAGATGGAAGGAAACGCAGGATCTTAGTCTCAAGCTTCAGGAAGATATTCGTCATGTTGAAGATAATTACTCGTTTTCAGCTCGTGCGCCCTATTACCACTCCATGAAACAAATGGCGAACATGGGACTCTTTATCGGATTGTTTGTGGGCGTGTTGTTCTTTGTAGCCGCAGCAAGCTTTCTCTATTTCCGTCTGTACACAGATCTGGAATACGACAAGCGGCATTACGGAGCGCTTTCCAAGATTGGTCTCACGGATGCGGAGTTGACGCGGATCGTTACGACTCAGGTTGCCCTGTTGTTCTTCGTGCCGATTGTGGTGGCCATTATTCACAGCATGGTAGCGTTCGTATCTCTGCAAAGCTTGTTGAAGCTGATTCTTGTCGCGTCTGTGGTCAAGCCGACCGCGATTGTCCTATGCAGCTTCGTCGTTGTTCAAGGTGTGTATTTCTGGATCATTCGAAACCGTTACTTGTTCCATTTAAAGCAATCGATGAACCGCTAG
- a CDS encoding ABC transporter ATP-binding protein has product MEMLAVNSLSKIYGGKVTYRALTDIDFSIRKGEFVGIMGPSGSGKTTLLNMISTIDTPTSGAVLLNGTNPHHLKKDKLALFRRRELGFVFQDFNLLDTLTIGENIVLPLTLDNEKVSVMEEKLQNVAEKLGIQDILERRTFEVSGGQRQRTAIARAIIHSPSLLLADEPTGNLDSKSSRNVMETLEAINKRDNTTMMMVTHDALAASYCHRVIFIKDGQLHNEMYRGESRQVFFQKIIDSLSFLGGNTYDLSTIRV; this is encoded by the coding sequence ATGGAAATGCTTGCTGTAAATAGCTTGAGTAAAATATACGGGGGCAAGGTAACTTACCGCGCGTTGACTGATATCGATTTTTCGATTCGCAAAGGCGAATTCGTCGGTATTATGGGTCCCTCAGGCAGTGGCAAGACTACGCTATTAAACATGATCTCCACTATTGATACACCAACTTCTGGTGCGGTTCTTTTGAACGGTACGAATCCGCATCATTTAAAAAAAGATAAACTCGCCCTGTTTCGTCGTCGTGAGCTCGGCTTTGTATTTCAAGATTTTAACCTCTTGGACACGTTGACGATTGGGGAAAATATCGTGTTGCCGCTTACTTTGGACAATGAGAAAGTATCGGTCATGGAAGAAAAGCTGCAAAATGTTGCTGAGAAGCTAGGGATTCAGGACATTTTGGAGAGGCGAACCTTCGAAGTATCTGGGGGGCAACGCCAACGGACAGCCATTGCCAGAGCGATCATCCATTCTCCTTCGCTTTTGCTCGCTGACGAGCCGACAGGAAATCTCGATTCCAAGTCTTCGCGCAATGTGATGGAGACACTGGAAGCGATCAATAAGAGAGACAATACCACCATGATGATGGTGACGCATGATGCTTTGGCGGCCAGCTATTGTCATCGGGTAATTTTTATTAAAGACGGACAGCTCCATAACGAGATGTATCGTGGTGAGAGTCGACAGGTATTCTTCCAGAAAATTATTGACTCGTTGTCGTTTTTGGGAGGGAACACCTATGACCTTTCGACAATTCGCGTGTAA